From Phaeocystidibacter marisrubri, the proteins below share one genomic window:
- a CDS encoding SDR family oxidoreductase, with product MKTKRVLVAGATGYLGQYLVKELKKRGYWVRVLIRHEDQMRKFDAVDDYFIGQVTEPQTIVGVTKDIDWVFSTIGITRQKDGLTYMDVDYRGNSNLLAEALHNQVEAFHYTSAINGDKLRHLKIFEAKERFVDELKMAGIDYCIFRPNGFFSDMRDFLQMAKSGRVYLFGDGRYKLNPIHGEDLAAVCVDKAEARCKESIIGGVDVLSQNELAELALKAWGKPIKITHLPDWTRRFTIWLARTFTSSKTYGPIEFFMTAMASDNVAPSYGSKRLEDFFRSEVNEIRMKV from the coding sequence ATGAAAACAAAGAGAGTTTTAGTCGCAGGAGCAACCGGATACTTAGGGCAATACTTAGTTAAAGAGCTCAAAAAGAGAGGCTATTGGGTAAGAGTGCTAATCCGTCATGAAGATCAGATGCGAAAGTTTGACGCGGTAGATGACTACTTCATTGGACAGGTTACCGAACCCCAAACGATCGTGGGAGTTACGAAGGATATCGACTGGGTTTTCTCCACCATAGGTATTACCCGACAAAAAGATGGATTGACCTATATGGACGTTGATTACCGTGGCAATTCTAACTTATTAGCAGAGGCGCTGCACAATCAGGTAGAAGCCTTCCACTACACTTCAGCTATAAACGGAGACAAATTGCGGCACCTTAAGATATTCGAGGCTAAAGAGCGATTTGTGGATGAACTCAAGATGGCTGGAATTGACTACTGTATTTTCCGGCCGAATGGATTTTTCTCGGATATGAGAGACTTCCTCCAAATGGCAAAGTCAGGCCGAGTTTACTTATTTGGCGATGGTAGATATAAGCTGAATCCTATACATGGAGAAGATTTGGCAGCGGTTTGTGTAGACAAGGCTGAAGCCAGATGTAAAGAGTCCATTATTGGAGGTGTGGATGTCCTCAGTCAGAATGAATTGGCTGAACTTGCCCTAAAGGCCTGGGGAAAACCAATAAAAATCACCCACTTGCCCGATTGGACACGTAGATTTACCATCTGGTTGGCAAGAACGTTTACTTCTTCAAAAACCTATGGCCCAATAGAGTTTTTCATGACTGCCATGGCGAGCGATAATGTAGCACCCTCATACGGGTCAAAACGTCTGGAAGACTTTTTCAGGTCGGAAGTCAACGAGATTAGAATGAAGGTGTAA
- a CDS encoding C1 family peptidase has translation MKYAILPLIGALSLSAFGQDNLVNQANANATEAGPGYQFETLIDLEATPVKNQYSSGTCWSYATSSFVESEMIRMGKDPIDLSEMFTVRQVYIDKADKYVRLHGFLNFAQGGALPDVMYVIKHYGAVPEEVYRGLNYGTEMNEHGELEAALKGILDAVIENKNRSGITPAWKIGFDAYLSAYLGEYPAEFEYNGKKYTPRSFADDVVGIDPDEYIQLTSWTHNPYDTEVQIQVQDNWTWGSSINVELDEMMKNIDHALEEGYTVAWAADIERGWFSLPTGLALAPAGWDDMESAEKTACFEAPVAQMEVTPEIRQASYDNYETTDDHAMQITGKVKDQNGNIYYIVKNSWGDRENDFRTGYIYASEAYVRMKTISVMMHEDALTSHVEDLVD, from the coding sequence ATGAAATACGCTATCCTTCCACTTATAGGAGCGCTATCGCTTTCTGCCTTTGGTCAAGATAACTTGGTAAACCAAGCCAATGCTAACGCCACAGAAGCGGGTCCGGGTTACCAATTCGAAACCCTTATTGACCTTGAAGCAACTCCAGTGAAAAACCAGTACTCTTCAGGTACTTGTTGGAGCTACGCTACCAGTTCATTTGTTGAGTCCGAAATGATTCGCATGGGTAAAGACCCTATCGATCTATCGGAAATGTTCACCGTTCGTCAGGTTTACATTGACAAAGCTGACAAATACGTTCGTCTCCACGGATTCTTGAACTTCGCACAAGGTGGTGCTCTTCCAGATGTGATGTACGTAATTAAGCATTACGGCGCCGTTCCTGAAGAAGTATATCGCGGTTTGAACTACGGTACCGAAATGAACGAGCACGGAGAATTGGAAGCAGCTTTGAAAGGAATTCTCGATGCTGTTATCGAGAACAAGAATCGCTCGGGTATTACTCCAGCTTGGAAAATAGGTTTTGACGCCTACCTAAGCGCGTATCTAGGTGAATATCCTGCTGAATTTGAATACAACGGCAAGAAGTACACTCCACGCAGTTTTGCGGACGACGTGGTGGGAATTGATCCAGACGAGTATATCCAATTGACTTCTTGGACACATAATCCATACGACACCGAAGTTCAGATTCAAGTACAAGACAACTGGACTTGGGGAAGCTCTATCAATGTAGAGTTGGATGAGATGATGAAGAACATCGACCATGCTTTGGAAGAAGGGTACACCGTTGCTTGGGCTGCTGATATCGAAAGAGGTTGGTTCAGCCTTCCAACAGGTTTGGCACTTGCTCCTGCGGGATGGGACGATATGGAATCGGCTGAAAAGACAGCTTGTTTTGAAGCTCCTGTAGCACAAATGGAAGTAACTCCAGAAATTCGTCAAGCTAGCTACGACAACTATGAGACAACCGACGATCACGCTATGCAAATCACCGGTAAAGTGAAAGATCAAAACGGCAACATCTACTACATTGTTAAGAACAGCTGGGGCGATCGCGAGAATGACTTCCGCACTGGGTACATCTACGCTTCTGAAGCCTATGTACGCATGAAAACCATCAGCGTAATGATGCACGAAGATGCACTAACCAGCCATGTAGAAGACTTGGTTGACTAA
- a CDS encoding sugar transferase, with product MKKNTRRQIALYVAFDALGALMAYAVLYTFRKQYIEPDVFPVENIPYDNIFYQGLFFTTAYWLLLYTLLGFYKDIWRRSRLVEIFQTIGSNVLGSLVIFFVFILDDWVATYKDYYESFAVYLVTLIIPTVTFRFILSTRTNRRIQARKLWFNTLLVGSNEKAVKLYSDIENQRNTTGHHFVGFVSVQEKIEFLVEKDLPLLGNYKEMSRIIDEYQVEEVLIAIESREHEKLEAIINLLEDHDVRVKSIPDTYDIIVGKVRMESYGIPLIEVKHEIMPVWQRTAKRVFDILASSILLLLISPLLIFCGIMVWQSSPGKIFYRQQRIGIHGKPFHIIKFRSMYEDAEKHGPQLSSDADDRITPWGRIMRKYRLDEFPQFYNVLIGEMSIVGPRPERQYYIDKIMDKAPHYKHIQKVKPGITSWGMVKFGYASTVDEMIERLKFDLIYIENVSFFNDLKILFYTILIVLQGRGK from the coding sequence ATGAAAAAGAATACGCGTAGGCAGATTGCTCTCTACGTAGCTTTTGATGCACTGGGTGCATTGATGGCCTATGCCGTGTTGTACACTTTTCGAAAGCAGTACATCGAACCTGATGTATTCCCTGTTGAGAATATCCCATACGACAACATCTTTTATCAAGGGCTATTCTTCACCACTGCTTACTGGCTTCTACTCTATACCTTATTAGGGTTTTACAAAGATATTTGGCGACGATCTCGATTGGTTGAAATCTTCCAAACCATTGGTTCTAACGTACTTGGATCACTTGTCATTTTCTTCGTTTTCATCTTAGATGATTGGGTGGCCACCTATAAAGATTACTATGAGAGTTTTGCAGTATACCTCGTAACCCTCATCATTCCTACCGTTACTTTCCGTTTCATTCTCTCTACCCGCACGAACCGAAGAATTCAAGCAAGAAAACTATGGTTCAACACACTGTTGGTTGGTTCGAATGAGAAGGCCGTTAAACTCTACTCGGATATCGAAAACCAACGAAACACTACGGGACACCACTTTGTCGGTTTCGTTTCGGTTCAGGAAAAAATCGAATTCTTGGTAGAAAAGGATCTTCCCCTACTTGGCAACTACAAGGAAATGAGTCGAATCATCGACGAATACCAAGTGGAAGAAGTTCTCATTGCCATTGAGTCACGCGAACACGAAAAGCTAGAAGCCATCATCAACTTGCTGGAAGATCACGATGTACGTGTGAAATCCATTCCTGATACCTACGACATTATTGTGGGGAAAGTACGTATGGAATCCTATGGCATTCCGCTTATCGAGGTGAAGCACGAGATAATGCCAGTATGGCAACGGACCGCAAAACGCGTATTCGACATCTTGGCCTCCTCCATCCTCTTGTTGTTGATTTCCCCTCTACTCATCTTCTGCGGAATCATGGTTTGGCAGAGTTCTCCAGGGAAGATCTTCTACCGTCAGCAGCGCATTGGAATCCATGGAAAACCCTTCCACATCATCAAGTTCCGAAGCATGTACGAAGATGCTGAAAAGCATGGTCCGCAGCTCTCCAGTGATGCGGATGACAGAATTACTCCGTGGGGACGCATCATGCGAAAGTATCGCTTAGACGAGTTTCCTCAGTTTTACAATGTATTGATCGGTGAGATGAGCATCGTTGGTCCGCGTCCGGAGCGTCAGTATTACATTGACAAGATCATGGACAAAGCGCCACATTACAAGCACATTCAAAAAGTAAAGCCCGGGATCACCTCTTGGGGGATGGTAAAATTCGGATACGCTTCCACCGTAGATGAAATGATCGAACGTCTCAAGTTCGATTTGATCTACATCGAGAACGTCAGTTTCTTCAACGATTTAAAGATCCTCTTCTATACCATTTTGATAGTTTTGCAAGGAAGAGGCAAATAG
- a CDS encoding SRPBCC family protein, producing MPKIVLETYINAPAERVFDLSRSIDLHKLSTAQTNEEAISGVVTGLISMGEHVKWRARHFGIYQTLTSKITEFDRPRYFVDEMVQGVFHSFVHQHHFEEKNETTIMRDIFNYQSPLGFLGKIADVLFLKRYMTRLLKTRNELIKEFAETSRWKEVITD from the coding sequence ATGCCCAAAATTGTTTTAGAGACATATATCAACGCACCTGCCGAACGGGTATTTGACCTTTCACGCAGCATAGATCTTCACAAATTGTCGACCGCCCAAACAAACGAGGAGGCTATTTCTGGCGTAGTGACTGGATTGATTTCGATGGGTGAGCACGTAAAATGGCGAGCTCGTCATTTCGGTATTTATCAAACACTCACTTCCAAAATCACCGAATTCGACCGACCGAGATATTTTGTAGATGAAATGGTGCAAGGTGTCTTTCATTCATTTGTCCATCAACACCACTTTGAAGAGAAGAATGAAACCACCATCATGCGCGATATTTTCAATTATCAGTCACCTCTTGGCTTCTTAGGAAAAATAGCAGATGTGCTTTTCCTCAAACGATATATGACAAGACTTCTGAAGACCCGAAATGAGCTCATCAAAGAGTTCGCGGAAACTAGTCGATGGAAAGAAGTAATCACAGACTAA
- a CDS encoding Crp/Fnr family transcriptional regulator, whose translation MERLIENIKSYISLNDKEIQLLHDSVEKRVFSKNEVIFTEGKVSDEIYFVTKGCVRLFYNVDGNDKTAFFYTEGQFICAGESYTFHIPAMENYQAIEQSELFIFTKSKIERLLNEAPKFEIIARIATENELITCQKVIASFVTKSAEERYLDLLVAQGELFHRVPQQYIASFLGVSPETLSRIKARVFKRMRS comes from the coding sequence ATGGAGAGATTAATTGAAAATATCAAATCTTACATTTCACTGAATGATAAGGAAATACAACTTCTTCATGATTCCGTTGAAAAGAGAGTATTCTCCAAGAATGAGGTGATATTTACGGAGGGGAAAGTATCAGATGAGATCTATTTTGTAACGAAAGGATGTGTCAGGCTCTTTTACAATGTAGATGGCAATGATAAAACGGCGTTCTTCTATACGGAAGGTCAATTTATTTGCGCTGGCGAAAGCTACACCTTCCATATTCCAGCCATGGAAAACTATCAAGCGATCGAACAATCGGAACTCTTCATCTTCACAAAATCGAAGATTGAACGCTTATTGAATGAAGCTCCTAAGTTTGAGATTATTGCTCGAATAGCCACCGAGAATGAACTCATCACTTGTCAGAAGGTAATCGCATCTTTCGTCACCAAATCTGCAGAGGAGCGCTATCTCGATTTATTGGTAGCACAAGGTGAACTGTTTCACCGTGTGCCTCAGCAATATATAGCCTCCTTTTTGGGCGTATCTCCTGAAACCTTGAGTCGAATAAAAGCACGCGTATTCAAGAGGATGCGTTCTTGA
- a CDS encoding alpha/beta fold hydrolase encodes MKIFKIYLLLLIPMVSCVNSKGNESVPSTSTEESKLEKDTVHFNTHITGSGSPTVIFESGLGTPLNNWHQVQTSISANYKTISYDRLGIGGSSATESPRNIDNLVSDLRTLITLNEIDGPIVFVGHSLGGHIARKYQELYPSNVVGLFLIDPTNEYLYDAVFNEMTSETVDSMKTAWDDNFKNQPIGVYNEWKEVDGIDAVLRKCPLPTGIPITILASYQESSFLTETNAKLKKELLSDWQEGKANVTILETTNSGHYIHLGEPDWVISQLETFLMNIQ; translated from the coding sequence ATGAAAATATTTAAAATCTACCTTCTGTTACTTATTCCTATGGTTTCATGCGTGAATTCAAAGGGTAATGAAAGTGTTCCGAGCACATCAACAGAGGAAAGTAAACTAGAGAAGGATACAGTCCACTTCAATACTCACATAACAGGGTCTGGCAGTCCAACTGTTATTTTTGAATCGGGTTTGGGAACTCCCCTGAATAATTGGCATCAAGTCCAAACGAGTATTTCGGCCAACTATAAAACGATTTCTTACGATCGCTTAGGCATTGGAGGCTCATCAGCTACCGAATCTCCTAGAAACATTGATAACTTGGTTTCAGACTTACGTACGTTGATCACTCTGAACGAGATCGATGGTCCAATTGTGTTCGTTGGTCATTCTCTCGGCGGACATATTGCTAGAAAGTACCAAGAGCTCTATCCATCCAATGTTGTTGGCTTATTCCTGATTGATCCCACAAATGAATATTTGTATGACGCGGTTTTCAATGAAATGACTTCAGAAACTGTCGACTCAATGAAGACAGCTTGGGATGATAATTTTAAAAATCAGCCAATTGGGGTATACAACGAATGGAAAGAAGTAGATGGTATTGATGCGGTCTTGAGAAAATGTCCTCTACCTACGGGCATCCCAATCACCATCTTGGCTTCTTATCAAGAAAGTTCTTTTTTAACAGAGACAAATGCCAAGCTTAAAAAAGAGCTTTTATCAGATTGGCAAGAAGGCAAGGCTAATGTGACAATATTGGAGACTACAAATAGTGGTCACTACATACATTTGGGAGAACCGGATTGGGTAATTTCCCAATTGGAGACTTTTTTAATGAACATTCAATAG
- a CDS encoding RNA 2'-phosphotransferase: MTQKEQIKTSKFLSLVLRHRPDTIGLTLDKNGWADTKELLEKVNSNDLSLTFDELKTVVENNDKKRFLFSADFSKIRANQGHSIEVDLELKEKVPPEKLFHGTAEKNLLSIQEKGLIKGQRQHVHLSSEKETAYQVGKRYGKPIVLTINTGEMHRQGQKFFQSQNGVWLVDRVLPTFITFPS; this comes from the coding sequence ATGACTCAAAAAGAACAAATAAAGACAAGTAAATTCCTGAGTTTGGTCTTGAGACACAGACCAGATACAATTGGTTTGACCTTGGATAAAAATGGGTGGGCCGACACTAAAGAGTTGTTAGAAAAAGTCAACAGCAACGACCTTAGTTTGACCTTTGATGAGCTCAAAACTGTAGTAGAAAATAACGACAAGAAGAGATTCCTGTTTTCAGCAGACTTTTCAAAAATAAGAGCCAATCAAGGGCACTCCATCGAAGTGGACTTAGAATTGAAAGAAAAAGTCCCACCTGAGAAGCTCTTTCATGGGACGGCAGAGAAAAACCTCTTGTCTATCCAAGAAAAAGGTCTGATAAAAGGTCAAAGACAACATGTTCACTTATCATCGGAGAAAGAAACGGCATATCAAGTTGGAAAACGATATGGAAAGCCAATCGTATTGACTATCAATACCGGCGAAATGCACAGACAAGGACAAAAGTTCTTTCAATCACAAAATGGGGTTTGGTTAGTGGATAGAGTATTACCAACCTTTATTACATTTCCATCATGA
- a CDS encoding DUF4259 domain-containing protein, translating into MSGSAGKTGINLAITSQNYHEVIINKSIKKQNVMGAWDYGIFDDDTAYDFFDEIESDAKGFFKRSFEAANESDYLDYDSAHRITVSAAYLDNFLNGTTYAMDCDEEKDISNVNLFRDLKGELVLDDLKEIARQALNRVISENSELNELWMENEDLYPKWKGNIEALISRLK; encoded by the coding sequence ATGAGTGGTTCAGCGGGCAAGACTGGAATAAACTTGGCCATCACTTCTCAAAATTATCATGAAGTAATCATCAATAAATCAATTAAAAAACAGAATGTTATGGGAGCTTGGGACTACGGCATATTTGACGACGATACAGCATACGACTTCTTTGATGAGATAGAATCGGATGCGAAAGGCTTTTTCAAAAGATCGTTTGAAGCAGCCAATGAATCGGACTATCTTGATTACGATTCAGCTCATCGAATAACTGTTTCTGCAGCATACTTAGACAATTTCCTAAACGGGACAACGTATGCAATGGACTGTGACGAGGAAAAAGACATCAGTAATGTGAATTTATTCCGCGATTTAAAGGGAGAACTTGTACTAGATGATCTTAAAGAAATTGCAAGACAAGCATTGAACCGTGTCATCAGTGAAAATTCAGAATTAAACGAACTCTGGATGGAGAATGAAGATCTTTACCCCAAATGGAAAGGCAATATTGAAGCATTAATTAGCAGGCTTAAATAG
- a CDS encoding 3-hydroxyacyl-CoA dehydrogenase family protein has product MQNITVIGAGTMGNGIAHVFAQFGYNVNLYDIHQSSLDRAVATITKNMDRQVVKELISEDDKNAALGRLSTSTDLKSSVEKADLVVEAATERVDIKLDLFRQLDELTKESCILASNTSSISITKIAAATKRPEKVIGMHFMNPVPVMKLIEIIRGYSTSDETTEAIVELSKKLNKIPVPCNDYPGFVANRILMPMINEAIISLHEGVAGVEEIDSIMKLGMAHPMGPLQLADFIGLDVCMSILNVLYEGLGNPKYAPCPLLVNMVTAGKLGAKSGEGFYDYSEGPKNAKVSSQFV; this is encoded by the coding sequence ATGCAGAACATTACTGTTATTGGAGCCGGAACCATGGGTAACGGCATCGCTCACGTATTTGCGCAGTTCGGATACAACGTCAATCTATACGATATCCACCAATCCAGCTTAGATCGCGCTGTGGCAACCATCACGAAGAACATGGATCGCCAAGTTGTTAAAGAGCTGATTTCAGAAGACGACAAGAACGCCGCTTTGGGTCGACTTTCAACCTCTACGGATCTAAAATCGTCGGTTGAGAAAGCCGACTTAGTGGTTGAAGCAGCTACAGAGCGAGTAGATATCAAGCTCGACTTATTCCGTCAATTGGATGAACTCACTAAAGAGTCGTGCATTCTGGCATCGAATACTTCCTCTATTTCCATCACCAAAATCGCGGCAGCTACTAAGCGTCCAGAGAAAGTGATTGGCATGCACTTCATGAACCCAGTTCCTGTAATGAAGTTGATTGAGATCATCCGCGGTTACAGCACCAGTGATGAAACAACTGAGGCCATTGTTGAACTTTCAAAGAAACTCAACAAGATTCCAGTTCCATGTAACGACTACCCTGGTTTTGTTGCGAACAGAATCCTTATGCCAATGATCAACGAAGCCATCATTTCTCTTCACGAAGGAGTTGCAGGCGTGGAAGAAATCGATTCCATCATGAAGCTGGGAATGGCTCATCCAATGGGACCACTTCAATTGGCCGACTTCATTGGCTTGGACGTATGTATGAGCATCTTAAATGTATTGTACGAAGGCTTGGGCAACCCTAAATACGCCCCTTGTCCACTGTTGGTAAACATGGTTACAGCTGGAAAGCTGGGAGCTAAATCAGGTGAAGGATTTTACGATTACAGCGAAGGCCCGAAGAACGCGAAAGTGTCTTCTCAATTCGTGTAA
- a CDS encoding MepB family protein yields the protein MIEHTGLNQNLYEVDSQVYDRLSLSITNVVNEREGVEYDACRFQLNGMNIISRSSKTTPKKSGQFVTFWKRDQLGETAPHSENDPFDFYIVQSRSRDQLGQFVFPKSVLIKKGYIRTALKDGKRGFRVYPIWDQTSNKQAEKTQDWQLKYFYKIDELTNLNKVRELYGIQ from the coding sequence ATGATAGAGCATACTGGGTTAAATCAGAACCTTTATGAGGTTGATTCACAAGTATACGATAGGCTTTCGCTGAGCATTACTAATGTGGTGAATGAACGCGAAGGAGTTGAGTATGATGCTTGTAGATTTCAACTGAATGGAATGAATATCATTTCCAGAAGTTCTAAAACTACTCCCAAAAAATCTGGGCAATTTGTGACATTCTGGAAGCGAGATCAACTGGGAGAAACAGCTCCTCACTCAGAGAATGACCCTTTTGATTTTTACATCGTCCAATCAAGATCAAGAGATCAATTAGGACAATTCGTGTTTCCAAAATCGGTATTGATCAAGAAGGGATACATACGCACAGCCTTGAAAGACGGGAAAAGAGGCTTTAGAGTATATCCGATATGGGATCAAACCTCAAATAAACAAGCCGAGAAAACCCAAGACTGGCAACTGAAGTACTTTTATAAAATTGATGAATTGACCAACTTGAATAAAGTTCGTGAATTGTATGGAATTCAGTAA